The genomic DNA GCACCAGAGCCCCAGTGAAGCCCGTTCAGAAGGACTGGGGCCCAGGAAACTCTCGTGCACATACTCCTCAGGTGATTCTGGCCAGAAACCTCCCCAGGGACTCTCCCCTGGAACAAACCCCAACCTGGTAGAGGTGGGAGATACCAGGAAACATTGTGGAGAAGCTTTCTGGGTGGGGGGATCTGAGGAATGGAGAGCCCACCCCACAGGTCATTGCACTGTGGCTCCATGTTGGAGCCTGTGTGGAAAGGCCAGGTTGGACAAGAGCAGGTTGGGGCGATCTGCTGCAGAAACCATAGTCCTGTCGGGAGAGGACACAGCAAGTCGAAAGGCTGGCTTATCTGAGGGCCATCTGGGTTGGAGGAGACTGGTTTTAAGGGTCCTGGGTACTAACATATATTCATGCCCACAAATAAATGGGGGCACAAAGCATTTGTGTTCTTGTACAGCATTTTTACAATCACACTTAGAGCATTCACAATATATTCTGGAAAAATTAGttttcacaaaatttttaaatacctaaTAACATGGCATGGCATGGTATGGGCTTCTTTCACCATGGAAAGCCTTGGGAGAGAGAGGTCTGAACTAGACGGCTTTATAGCCTTCCTTCCCACaaggccagaagagaaatttTACAATTTTTCCACTATTCAAGCCCAACCTGACCCCTTGACTACCCACAGACTCTCCTAGGCCCACAGGGGCCTGGCTCCCAGCTCCACACGGCAAAGGCAGTGGCCCTCCCTCCTGACAGCTAATGGGTCCTTTACAAAGCCTCCCAATCCACATAGAGTTCCTTGGGCCTCTAACTAATTGcctgtttattttatttccccAGCAGAACTCTTTAGCCCACCTGGAATCCACATTCAGGACCAGGAGCCTGTGTCCCAGAAGCTGCAGGAGTCTGGGGGACATGCCCTCTGTCTGTCTGCtgctcccacctccctgcccagcccagacCCTCCTGGACTGACAGCCCCAGCTTGCCTGGCCTTACTTGGCCAGGCCTCCGTCCTCACTGTGTGAGCTTGGGGAAGTGGTCCACTAGTCTGAGTCTCCTTTTTCTTAGCTCTAAAGCCTGGGGGATAGAATGAACTGGAGAGTCCATTTCAGCACTAAGCCCCCTAATCTTGCAAAGCAGCAGAGGAAAGAGGAGAATGGGGTGCCAAACGCACCCAGGCTCTCCCCCTTACAGGAAGTCACCAAGCTTGGGGAGGGCTTCTGTTTCCCAACATGGACCAGATGCCAGGACACCCAGTGGCTCCTAGGAAGTCCCTGAGCACCAGCCCACAGAAGCCACCCTTGCAGACAGGCCTGGTCCTCCAACAGGGATGCATTTTAGTGACTGGGCATCCCCCTCCCAGTGAGGGCTCAGCACTGAGGGGAGCTCTGAGCTGGGAGGCCAGCCCAGGAGCACCAGAGAGACATCAGTAGGCAGAGAACAGCAGAGAATGGTCCTTCCACTTAACTTTCTTCTCTGGAAATGAGGTTTCCATTTAACTTGTCCCTTACCCTAGGCGTGGAGTGGGCTCCTGACCACCCAGGGTTCCCAGAGTCCTCAGCCCTGAGATGCCTACTAGGTGGGAGAGAGCCTTATGTGGGCATGTGCTGGTCCGGGGGCAGCAGCATAGGCGGGCCTGGCCTGCCTCTGCCCTGTGACAGCAGGTCCCTGCTGAAACCAGCATGGGGACCCAACAAGGCCTCATTGTGAGCTCCCCGGGAATCCAGACATGGGGTACCAGGGGAGGGACCATGGCGTGCAGGGGCAGCCTGGTGTTACATTCTTGGCACCATCCTGCCAGTCATAAGCCACAGGGCTTCCTCTCACCTAGTGGCAAGGGTGGCGGACTACTGCATATTTATGGAATACCAGCCAGAGCAGCTTTCAGGGACTGAGGGCCATAGGTCCTGGGTTGCCTGTAAATGTGACACTTCTGCACCTTTTGGCCTGACTTAAGACCCAAATGTTTGATTCAAGTAAGTCCTTTCCCCGCTAATCACTTGCAAAGAAAGGCAACAGCTCTTCTTTTGAAGGTGGTCACTCTCGTCACATAGTGCAGGAGGGCCCAACACAGAGGTGACATCTTAGACTCTGAGTGACCTTCCACCTCGGAGATACGAGTTCCAAGGTGGGTTTGGTTTCCTTCTTGTGAATTAACCCAATTCCACTGAAACAGcagtgggagaggggaggagagggagcaggAGGGCAGCTGAGGCCATGGTTCTGTCACCCCAAGAATCCTCCCACCTCTCACCCCATCAGCTGCCAGTGTTTCCTCTGACCCTGGGTGTGTCACATTTGACCGAAttcctgtttccttctctttGAACAACCCCAGCTCAGGCAGAGGCACCTGCACAATCTTGGGCAAGTCAGGTAACAGTTTTGTGCCTCTGTGTTCCTCTATAAAACAGTAACAATGTGGCAAGTTGTTGCAAAGATAAAGTTAATATAGGGGTGGGGATCAAAGgggtcaaaggtacaaacttccagttataaaatgaatagcCCCAGGGATACTATGGACAGCATGGGGACTGTAgtttatttgaaagttgttaagagagtagatcttaaagttGCCCACTGTAAGAAAAAAGTTTGTAACTATGATTGgttgacagatgttaactagacttattgaggtgatcattttgcagtatatacaaatatcaaatcattttgttgtacacctgaaacaatataatgctatatgtcaattatacctcaatttaaaaagaaaaagagtttgGTGGGGTAggaggatgggcaaaataggtgaagggaatcaggaggtacaaacttccagttataaaataagtaagtcatggggatgaaagtagtgcatagaaatacatttgggaatattgtaataactttgtatggtgacagagggTAACCACAcagcatggtgagcatttcataatgtatataatggtcgaatcactatgttgtacacctgaaaccaatataatattttatattaataatacttcaataaaagaagagAATCTGCAAAAAATTTTCATGAAGAGTTAAAGTACACAAAACAATCAGAATGGTGTGCAGCCCATCAGCTTATTGGCCTTTAtgattattactgttatttttggccctccccttcctccagtTCTAAGCCTCCCCTTACTACTAAAACCCCTCTTGTACATAGGCACATGcgcatatgtaaatatgtatggtGGCAATTAGCGCATCATGTCCCTGGGCTCTCATGCAGGGACAATTCTGCCTTGAGTACCAGGTTTTCAGCTCTTCTGCCTTGAATGTGAGCAGCACAGAGGCAGAGAGTTGGCACCAGAGACCTGTCAGTGACACAGCACACCCACGgcagaggaaggggaaacagGATGCTCCCTGCCCACCAGGCCCCTTGGCCCTCAACCAGCTCTTGTCCTCTACCACCTTTGCAGAGGACAGAACAACCGTGACAGAACATGGGAAGTGAGGCTGTCTCATTTAGGGAAGGGCTTCCCCCTGCACATCATCAAATCTCTGTGCCGGGAGGGGCCTCTGGGGACAGATGCCTGTAGTGACCAACCTAGCCCTCCACTTGCTGAGCAAGCCAGGACAGTTTCCTTCACCGGGCTCTGACTGTGCACATGGAAGGTGGGCCATCTGACACCTGCCTCCCAGGGCTGTTGTGAATACATGTTCAGAGCTCAGAAAGATGCCTGGTGCATAGTGAGCACTCAGGAGAGGATTGCACTTCTCATCATCCCCCAGAGGGCAATGACTGTGTGGATAACACAACAGCAAACCCTTACAGGGGGCTTACAAACCATATCCAGGGCACACTAGGTACCGGGTGCTAAGCTGAACACCTTACGCATGTTGATTCATTTACTCTCTATGCCAGCCCTGCAACATGGACCTAATTACTACCAGCCCCTCCTTTGGGTGAGCAAGCAGGAACTTGCTAGCAGGCCAAATAGCCAGCAAGCAGCAGGCCTCATTTTGAACCCAGCCAGTCTAAAATGTGCATGTGAGGGGGCATGGGGGGCTCCCTGCCCAGGGGGCTCGGTACCTGCGGTTTCACACAGGACATGACTCTGGGCAGCACTGGCCTCTGCTTTCCAGGTTCCTGTCCCTCAGCACGTCTGGGCATGACCTGGACTCGAACTGAGCCCTGGCAGTGTGAGCCAGCAGCCAGGCTTCCCATGAAAAGTGCTCCCCAGAACGATGCCACTGTGGAGGGGCACTCTCACTCTCAAGGCAGTCGTGTGATTGCAAAGAAACTTGGAAAAATTGCTTTTCCTGGGACTGCCAGAGAGAGCTGAGCCATGAGATTTCCTGTCCTGACAGCCTCTAGCTTCAGGGTCTTGGGGTAGACAAGGTCCCCTGAGGACAGTGGAGAGGAGTGGGCAGGGCTGAGGGATTGAGGAGGCCGACTCCAGGGGTTCCTGTGGGAGTGTTCTGCTTAGGGCCTTGCCTGGCACAGGCAAGATGCAGAgtcctttccctccttccctcctgatGAAGCAAACCAAGAACCAGACTAGCCCCCAAGAAAGAGATTTAAAGAGCTGGCTAAAaggactcatttttttttttacagaacaaGTTCGTTTTTTCGAAGACTAGGACTAGGGTAGGACCAGGGAAAGTCAACAGGCACTGAAACTATCACTGAGCTACCCAGACAGTGGCAAGGCCCCAGGATGATATGGCATCCAGACTGCCCTCTGTGCCCCTTGTAGACAGCCCCCACCTCGGGCTCACGGACCTGTCTGGCTACTGAGCTCCCAGGAGGTCTGAGGGTGTGACCTCCCTCCccctcagcctccctccctccacccacgCCCAGCCCAGGGCTGCCTATAAAGTTGGCCAGCCTGGCTCTCAGCAACCCAGCTGGGCCCCTCTTGGAGCCTCTTCCAGGGACACTTCTGCTCCGTTCCTGCTCCTCCCGAACGGCACCATGAGGCCCCTGTGGCTCTGCTGGGCACTCTGGGTGCTGCCCCCGGCCGGCCCCGGGGTGGCCCTGACAGGGGAGCAGATCCTGGGCAGCCTGCTGCAGCAGCTGCACCTCAGGGAGGTGCCCACCCTGGACAAGGCCAATGTGGAGGAGCTAGACACCCCTGGCCACGTGAGGGCCCAGTACGTGTCCCTGCTGCAGCGAGGCCACGGAGCCCGATCCCGAGGGAAGAGGTTCAGCCAAAACTTCCAAGGTGaggcctcctcccttgctgcagCCTGGTCCTTGCAGGGGGAGGCTGCCCGAGGGCCAGGGGCCACGTGGGTGGGGGGAACCTCGGCCTCTGAGGTGGCTGAGCGGGGTCCCTGGTCTGGTCTCTGCCTGCACCAAGGGCCCCATATCTCAGGGTCGGGAGGAGGTGGGCTCCTGGGACCCACTGCCCAAGTGGAGGATTCAGGGAAGAGGAGGGTGGAGAGGATGATGCAGCCCGGTTCTGCCTCAGTGCTGGGGGGAACCAGGGTTTCTGGGGTTCCCTGACCTTGAGCAATTGGTTTTAAAATAAGGCTCCCAACCTGCTCACTTCTCTACAACATTGGTATGACAATGTCTGACTGGTCTCCTGGGGCTGTAACTGTAAAGTGCATGATCAGGGAGAGATCATTCATGGGTAACCGAAGAATTAACTACAGTGTAACACCTGCCACTCAGCAGTCAGGGACAAGGCTGGCTTGAATTCCATTCCGCCTATCAccccctgggcctggggctcACCTCCAGAGCCAGCCCCAAGGGCAGGTGCCCCAGGTGAGGATTCTGACACTTAAATGTCAGCTGAGGTAGGCCTGTCAGCTCTGGGTTCCAGAGCGGCCCCTGCCTGCTGCGGGTAGACTGTACGAACCGGGTCCCAGACCCGAGGGACATGCCCATGTAAAGGCTTGGCCCAGGGAGACAGAACAGGGGCCGGTTTCTCCCGCCTGGCCACCCACTCTGTGGCTCTGCCATCCTCACACCCCCCGAGTGCGGAGGGCTCCTCTGACCCCGGCCCTGTCCCCAGAGGTGGCTGGCAGGTTCCTGGCGTCCGAAGCATCCGTGCACCTGCTGGTGTTCCACCTGGAGCAGCGGCTGCCGCCCGAGAGCGAGCTGGTGCAGGCCGTGCTGCGCCTCTTCCAGGAGCCGGTCGCCAAGGCTGCGCTCCGCAGGCACGAGCGGCTGTCCCCGCGCAGCGACCGAGCGCGCGTCACCGTCCAGTGGCTGCACGTCCGCGACGACGGCTCGAACCGCACCTCCCTGGTGGACTCCAGGTGGGGCGGGGCAGGTCCGGGGCGGGGCCTGGAGGGCGGGGCCGGGGCGCGAGGCGGCGCGGCCAGGACACCCCGAGGGGCGGGGACGCCACCCAGTCCCCGCCGCAAGGGTCGCCCTCCGCTCAGGCCTGTGTCCGTGTGGTGGTGCAGGCTGGTGTCCGTCCACGAGAGCGGCTGGAGGGCCTTCGACGTGACGGAGGCCGTGCACTTCTGGCAGCAGCTGAGTCGGCCCCGGCAGCCACTGCTGCTGCAGGTGTCAGTGCAGAGGGAGCACCTGGGCCCGCTGGCCTCCAGCGCCCACCAGCTGGTCCGCTTCGCCTCGCAGGAGCCGCGGGCCGCGGGGCAGGGCGAGCCCCAGCTGGAGCTGCACGCCCTGGACCTCAGGGACTATGGGTAGGCGTCGCGGGTCAGCCGGGAGCCCACGGGCCAGCTAGCGGGGAATTAAGCCGGTTGGGGCGGTGTCTCCGCAGGTGCCCTGGGGAAGAACTAGCACGGGAAAAAGGTCTCCTCTGCCTCTGAGGAGCGGTATCACTTAGGATTTACTCTTTGGTTGTTTCTAGCTGTCCACCCTCATCACAAACACCCTGCAGTTAGGGGCACAATGAGAGATGGATCATGAATCTCACTCCCAGACGGTCCACTAGCCGCGCCCCACCCCTCAACTCCCGGGGCCCTTGACCTCGGCCCTGCCAGCTGACCAGTACCCCTGCCTCTCCTTGCCCCACAGAGCTCAGGGCAACTGTGGTCCTGAGGAGCCAGGGCCCGTGCGCACCCGCTGCTGCCGCCGGGAGATGTACATTGACCTGCAGGACATGAAGTGGGCTGAGCACTGGGTCCTGGAGCCCCCGGGTTTCCTGGCCTACGAGTGTGTGGGCACCTGCCAGCAGCCTCCGGAGCCCCTGACCTTCAAGTGGCCGTTTCTGGGGCCAAGGCAGTGCATCGCCTCGGAGATGACCTCGCTGCCCATGATTGTCAGCGTCAAGGAGGGGGGCATGCTCAGGCCGCAGGTGGTCAGCCTACCCAACATGAGGGTGCAGAAGTGCAGCTGTGCCTCAGATGGGGCGCTGGTGCCAAGGAAGTTGGAGCCGTAGGGCAGGTGGACTCATGCACTGAAGCAGGTCCTACTGTAGATCCTAATTTTCTACTTAGCAAGTCACCCCTGCCCCAGTTTGAATGCCCGTATTTTACCTTTCCCTGtgtgttcttccttttcttgtcC from Manis pentadactyla isolate mManPen7 chromosome 9, mManPen7.hap1, whole genome shotgun sequence includes the following:
- the LOC118921159 gene encoding left-right determination factor 1-like → MRPLWLCWALWVLPPAGPGVALTGEQILGSLLQQLHLREVPTLDKANVEELDTPGHVRAQYVSLLQRGHGARSRGKRFSQNFQEVAGRFLASEASVHLLVFHLEQRLPPESELVQAVLRLFQEPVAKAALRRHERLSPRSDRARVTVQWLHVRDDGSNRTSLVDSRLVSVHESGWRAFDVTEAVHFWQQLSRPRQPLLLQVSVQREHLGPLASSAHQLVRFASQEPRAAGQGEPQLELHALDLRDYGAQGNCGPEEPGPVRTRCCRREMYIDLQDMKWAEHWVLEPPGFLAYECVGTCQQPPEPLTFKWPFLGPRQCIASEMTSLPMIVSVKEGGMLRPQVVSLPNMRVQKCSCASDGALVPRKLEP